A stretch of the uncultured Trichococcus sp. genome encodes the following:
- the citG gene encoding triphosphoribosyl-dephospho-CoA synthase CitG: MKSMNDLVVHIAAQAEKALLYEVALTPKPGLVDRNNSGAHSDMDFFTFIDSIVSLSPYLFEYVKLGTEHEGSAKELFHKVRSMGIHAEKAMLTATNNINTHKGANFSFAVLLGATGACVRQVKALPFTEKDTQKILAYAKEMSYGLVTNDFSALETKSSLSYGEKLFLTYGITGIRGEAEAGYPALGELVLPYLRANQDRPTELLLLETLLLLMSQVEDGNIIHRGGIDAWHTVKTEAKKLLQASTEGNLKELLYSYDLALIERHLSPGGAADLLSLGIFFAKLENLF, from the coding sequence ATGAAATCAATGAATGATTTAGTTGTCCATATCGCAGCCCAAGCCGAAAAGGCGTTACTCTACGAAGTCGCTTTGACACCAAAACCAGGCCTTGTCGACCGGAACAACAGCGGTGCGCACTCCGACATGGATTTCTTCACTTTTATAGACAGCATCGTAAGCCTGAGTCCTTACCTGTTCGAATATGTAAAATTAGGTACTGAGCATGAAGGTTCCGCTAAAGAGCTGTTCCATAAAGTTCGCTCAATGGGCATCCATGCCGAAAAAGCGATGCTGACTGCCACTAATAATATCAATACGCATAAAGGCGCCAACTTCTCATTTGCTGTCCTGTTGGGAGCAACCGGTGCTTGTGTCAGACAAGTCAAAGCGCTCCCCTTCACTGAAAAAGATACACAGAAAATTCTCGCCTACGCTAAAGAAATGAGTTATGGATTGGTGACGAATGACTTTTCCGCTCTGGAGACAAAATCTTCACTGAGTTACGGAGAAAAGTTATTCCTGACTTATGGCATTACCGGTATCCGCGGTGAGGCGGAGGCCGGCTATCCTGCTTTGGGTGAACTGGTATTGCCTTATCTCAGGGCCAACCAGGATCGCCCGACAGAGCTTTTGTTGTTGGAGACGCTGCTCCTGCTGATGAGCCAGGTCGAAGATGGCAACATCATCCACCGCGGAGGCATCGATGCTTGGCACACAGTCAAAACGGAAGCAAAAAAACTCCTGCAAGCTTCCACTGAAGGAAACCTGAAAGAGTTGCTGTACAGCTATGACTTGGCATTGATAGAAAGACACTTGAGTCCAGGCGGAGCCGCCGACCTTTTATCCTTGGGCATCTTTTTTGCAAAACTGGAGAATCTGTTCTGA
- a CDS encoding GntR family transcriptional regulator yields the protein MSTIIKAVSKNLDLSQNMPLKDLIYEAFRKTIILGEIPAGERINEKEFSENMNISRTPIRYALKKLTEENLVKHVPGVGVVVKGISIKDAYEIYDIRKALDTLATTTAMKLMTAEDFKVMRLHLEHCEVLNQEDKVEELQQKFFEFNEFIYEKSQMLRLKSIVMKLSEYLMYFRDISISSKERRDFALAEHWLIYRGMKTQDALQIQLITYEHLDRSLNFIVKEMEKRKIDYEINE from the coding sequence ATGAGCACAATCATCAAAGCAGTCAGCAAAAATTTGGATCTCAGTCAGAATATGCCGCTGAAAGATCTCATATACGAGGCATTCCGTAAAACCATCATTTTAGGCGAAATACCGGCTGGAGAACGCATCAACGAAAAAGAATTCTCCGAAAATATGAACATCAGCCGCACGCCTATCCGCTATGCTCTGAAAAAGTTGACGGAAGAAAATTTAGTGAAACATGTACCAGGGGTCGGCGTCGTCGTAAAAGGCATCAGCATCAAAGATGCCTATGAAATTTACGATATCCGCAAAGCGTTGGATACCCTCGCAACAACAACAGCCATGAAGCTGATGACGGCCGAGGATTTCAAAGTGATGCGTTTGCATTTGGAGCATTGCGAGGTTCTGAATCAAGAGGATAAGGTCGAGGAATTGCAGCAGAAATTTTTTGAATTCAATGAATTTATTTACGAAAAGAGCCAGATGTTGCGCCTGAAGTCAATCGTTATGAAGCTTTCCGAATATCTGATGTACTTCAGGGACATCTCGATCAGCTCGAAAGAAAGACGTGATTTTGCGTTGGCGGAGCATTGGTTGATTTACCGCGGGATGAAAACACAAGATGCGTTGCAGATCCAACTCATCACGTATGAACATTTGGATCGCTCACTGAATTTTATCGTTAAAGAAATGGAGAAACGTAAAATTGACTATGAAATCAATGAATGA
- a CDS encoding citrate:proton symporter has product MLLTVLSYAMIAIFMFVIMKKKLSPFTALVIIPLVFTLIAMATGVTSGNIGEFVLEGVNTTSKTGIMLLFAIMYFSIMLDTGLFDPITKKMIHFAKGDPMKVLMATAVVAATVSLNGDGTTTTLICCSAFIPIYKKLNMNLMNLAVLVILQNTIMNLLPWGGPTARAMAVLEVDASILSYLAPGMVLALLYVTFWVAPHMGRKERARLGVKVLTDAEIDEMTTVTDPETQEIRRPQNFVFNGILTIGLIAWLVAGSFIEAISMPPLMLFLVGTCIALMVNYPALKDQSSRIGANGGDAVQVVILVFAAGVFMGLFQGSGMATALAESFATIIPKQLAGFWGIIIAVISAPGTFFISNDGFYFGVLPVLAEAGRSYGFTNMQMALASLMGQAFHLLSPLVAFIYLLLRLTGLDMGAWQRESAKYALGIFVIFLVTIVLFGQMPLYIPQ; this is encoded by the coding sequence ATGTTACTTACAGTTTTATCTTATGCAATGATCGCAATCTTCATGTTCGTGATCATGAAGAAAAAATTATCACCGTTCACCGCACTTGTTATCATCCCGCTTGTTTTTACGCTCATCGCTATGGCAACGGGTGTTACCTCCGGGAACATCGGTGAATTTGTTCTGGAAGGTGTAAATACAACTTCTAAAACAGGTATCATGTTATTGTTCGCTATTATGTACTTCTCTATCATGTTGGATACTGGTCTGTTCGACCCTATCACTAAAAAAATGATCCACTTCGCTAAAGGCGATCCAATGAAGGTTTTGATGGCAACTGCTGTCGTTGCTGCAACTGTATCTTTAAATGGTGATGGTACTACAACAACTTTGATCTGCTGTTCAGCTTTCATTCCTATCTATAAGAAACTGAACATGAACTTGATGAATCTTGCTGTTTTGGTTATCCTACAAAACACAATCATGAACTTGCTTCCATGGGGCGGTCCTACTGCTCGTGCGATGGCTGTTCTGGAAGTTGATGCAAGCATTCTTTCTTATCTTGCTCCTGGTATGGTATTGGCTTTGCTGTATGTCACTTTCTGGGTTGCACCACACATGGGCCGCAAAGAACGCGCTCGTCTGGGCGTCAAAGTTCTGACTGATGCAGAAATCGATGAAATGACTACTGTTACTGATCCTGAAACACAAGAAATCCGTCGTCCTCAAAACTTCGTATTCAACGGCATCCTGACAATCGGTTTGATTGCTTGGTTGGTTGCAGGATCGTTCATCGAAGCTATCTCAATGCCACCTTTGATGTTGTTCTTGGTCGGCACATGTATCGCATTGATGGTGAACTACCCTGCCCTTAAAGATCAATCTTCACGTATCGGCGCAAACGGCGGTGACGCTGTCCAAGTAGTTATCCTGGTATTCGCAGCCGGCGTATTCATGGGCTTGTTCCAAGGTTCCGGAATGGCTACTGCTTTGGCGGAAAGCTTCGCAACAATCATCCCTAAACAGTTGGCAGGTTTCTGGGGAATCATCATCGCCGTTATCTCTGCACCAGGTACTTTCTTCATCTCCAATGATGGCTTCTACTTCGGTGTTTTGCCTGTATTGGCGGAAGCTGGTCGCTCTTACGGATTCACAAACATGCAAATGGCTTTGGCTTCCCTGATGGGTCAAGCGTTCCACTTGCTGAGCCCGCTGGTCGCCTTCATCTACCTGTTGCTTCGTTTGACTGGTTTGGATATGGGCGCTTGGCAAAGAGAATCTGCCAAATATGCACTAGGAATTTTCGTAATCTTCTTGGTGACAATCGTATTGTTCGGCCAAATGCCGCTTTACATCCCACAATAA
- a CDS encoding acetyl-CoA carboxylase biotin carboxyl carrier protein subunit — protein sequence MLRKFKIAIDGKEYLVEMEEIGGVPQPVQAPVAAAPAAPVAAPAEQAAPAPVAAPVSAASGDAMTAPMPGTILRLLVNIGDEVKENQPLMILEAMKMENEVVANHAGKVAGIHVNQGQVVNAGDALITIA from the coding sequence ATGTTAAGAAAATTTAAAATCGCAATCGATGGTAAGGAATATTTAGTGGAAATGGAAGAAATCGGCGGCGTGCCACAACCGGTTCAAGCACCAGTTGCAGCAGCACCGGCAGCTCCAGTAGCGGCACCAGCAGAACAAGCAGCACCTGCACCAGTCGCAGCGCCTGTTTCAGCAGCTTCAGGAGACGCAATGACAGCACCGATGCCAGGAACGATCTTAAGATTGTTAGTGAATATCGGCGACGAAGTAAAAGAAAACCAACCATTGATGATTCTGGAAGCAATGAAGATGGAAAATGAAGTTGTCGCAAACCACGCGGGTAAAGTAGCTGGAATCCATGTGAACCAAGGTCAAGTCGTAAATGCCGGCGATGCATTGATCACCATCGCATAA
- a CDS encoding sodium ion-translocating decarboxylase subunit beta, giving the protein METLLAGITSITMGQIAMMLIGAVLIYLGIKKEYEPTLLVPMGLGTILVNFPGTGVLTQVVNGSESEGVLDVLFKAGISTELFPLLIFIGIGAMIDFGPLLQNPFMLLFGAAAQFGIFFTIVVAIFFGFDIREAASIGIIGAADGPTAIFVSNQLSPNLLGPITVAAYSYMALVPIIQPIAIKAVTTKAERRIRMTYKAEGVSKMTKILFPIIITIVAGFIAPISLPLVGFLMFGNLLRECGVLDRLSLTAQNELVNIISILLGLTISVKMQAELFLNLQTLMIIAFGLVAFIMDTVGGVLFAKFLNLFRTTKINPMIGGAGISAFPMSSRVIQKMATDEDPQNFILMYAVGANVSGQIASVIAGGLVLAFFS; this is encoded by the coding sequence ATGGAAACATTATTAGCAGGAATTACATCCATTACGATGGGCCAAATCGCAATGATGCTTATCGGGGCTGTCCTGATATATTTAGGAATCAAAAAAGAGTACGAACCTACATTACTGGTGCCTATGGGACTGGGGACCATCTTGGTAAACTTCCCTGGTACGGGCGTTCTGACCCAAGTGGTCAACGGATCTGAATCAGAGGGCGTTTTGGATGTTCTCTTCAAAGCGGGTATCAGCACTGAGTTGTTCCCATTGCTTATTTTCATCGGAATCGGAGCCATGATCGATTTCGGACCACTGTTGCAAAACCCATTCATGTTATTATTCGGTGCAGCCGCTCAATTCGGTATCTTCTTTACGATCGTAGTCGCTATCTTCTTCGGATTTGATATCCGGGAAGCTGCTTCAATCGGTATCATCGGTGCCGCTGACGGTCCGACTGCCATCTTCGTATCCAACCAATTGTCGCCTAATCTTCTGGGACCGATCACAGTTGCCGCTTATTCTTACATGGCCTTGGTCCCGATCATCCAACCGATCGCCATCAAAGCTGTCACAACCAAAGCAGAACGTCGCATCCGCATGACTTACAAAGCGGAAGGCGTATCCAAAATGACAAAAATTCTTTTCCCGATCATCATCACGATCGTTGCCGGTTTTATCGCACCAATTTCTCTTCCGTTGGTAGGTTTCTTGATGTTCGGTAACTTGCTGCGCGAATGTGGCGTGTTGGACAGACTTTCATTGACTGCCCAAAATGAATTGGTAAACATCATCAGTATCCTGTTGGGTCTTACGATTTCCGTCAAAATGCAGGCTGAGCTGTTCTTGAATCTGCAAACATTGATGATCATCGCTTTCGGTTTGGTTGCCTTCATCATGGATACAGTCGGTGGCGTATTGTTCGCCAAATTCCTGAACCTGTTCAGAACCACAAAAATCAATCCGATGATCGGTGGTGCCGGTATTTCCGCATTCCCGATGTCAAGCCGTGTTATCCAAAAAATGGCTACGGATGAGGATCCTCAAAACTTTATTTTGATGTATGCTGTCGGTGCGAATGTATCCGGACAAATTGCATCTGTTATCGCTGGTGGTTTAGTACTTGCCTTCTTTAGCTAA
- a CDS encoding OadG-related small transporter subunit encodes MVFDPEALQIAFELMIFGMGGIFLVLFLLYVVSIVLIKRFPA; translated from the coding sequence ATGGTATTTGATCCAGAAGCTTTACAAATTGCATTTGAATTGATGATTTTCGGTATGGGTGGCATCTTCCTGGTGCTATTCCTACTGTATGTTGTATCGATTGTATTGATCAAACGTTTTCCAGCCTAA
- the citC gene encoding [citrate (pro-3S)-lyase] ligase: MYELKRIWINRVPADKKAWEDLLVLGGLVPDEQVDYTVGLYDRNKLVATGSTYQNIIKLIAVDPEYQSENLLTKIVMALSSKLHDESIIHFFLYTKPCVAVSFASLGFKEIIRTDTILFMEQGSPDFADYLALLESRKRDADHAGAIVMNANPFTKGHLYLVETAAAQVDVLYLFVLSDDRSEFSTAERLKLVEAGTQHLPNVVILPTRDYQVSSATFPSYFLKDQAVEGIARVQAVLDATLFKERIAPALQIKTRFVGEEPLSPVTEVYNESMRKIFSDTLALTVVPRIELEGQVISATRVRKALKEDDFQTIKKLVPPTTYIYLAENYGKDKFRGEKSGN, translated from the coding sequence ATGTATGAACTGAAAAGAATCTGGATAAATCGTGTTCCAGCGGACAAAAAAGCTTGGGAAGATTTATTGGTCTTAGGCGGATTGGTCCCGGACGAGCAAGTCGACTATACAGTAGGCCTCTATGACCGAAACAAATTAGTCGCTACCGGATCGACTTATCAAAACATCATCAAACTCATCGCTGTCGATCCTGAGTATCAAAGCGAAAATTTATTGACAAAAATCGTGATGGCTTTATCTTCCAAGCTTCACGATGAGAGCATTATCCACTTCTTTTTGTATACGAAACCCTGCGTGGCGGTTTCCTTTGCATCTCTTGGGTTCAAAGAAATCATCCGCACAGATACGATTCTCTTTATGGAACAAGGTTCTCCCGATTTTGCGGATTACTTGGCCTTGCTTGAAAGCCGTAAGAGGGATGCCGATCATGCGGGAGCCATCGTAATGAATGCTAATCCATTCACCAAAGGTCATTTGTACTTAGTCGAAACGGCTGCTGCGCAAGTTGATGTACTCTATCTTTTTGTCCTCTCTGATGATCGCTCTGAGTTTTCGACGGCAGAGCGGTTGAAGCTTGTAGAGGCGGGCACACAGCACCTTCCGAATGTGGTCATTCTCCCGACAAGGGACTATCAAGTGTCATCCGCTACTTTCCCTTCCTATTTCCTGAAGGATCAGGCAGTAGAAGGCATAGCCCGCGTACAGGCTGTGCTGGATGCAACCTTGTTCAAGGAGAGGATCGCGCCTGCTCTCCAGATCAAAACGCGCTTTGTAGGGGAAGAGCCATTATCCCCCGTTACAGAGGTATATAACGAGAGTATGCGTAAGATTTTTTCTGATACGCTTGCCCTTACAGTCGTTCCCCGGATCGAACTGGAAGGGCAGGTCATCAGTGCTACACGTGTACGAAAAGCATTGAAAGAAGATGATTTTCAAACAATTAAAAAACTTGTACCACCAACAACTTATATTTATTTGGCAGAAAATTATGGAAAAGACAAATTTAGAGGTGAAAAAAGTGGAAATTAA
- the citD gene encoding citrate lyase acyl carrier protein, with the protein MEIKKYAVAGTTESSDIMIVVEPSDNNEVAVTLNSSVEKQYGDRIEEVIIATLKNLGITSAKVSAVDKGALDCTIEARTVTAIHRAAEQEDYNWKEMDTWNV; encoded by the coding sequence GTGGAAATTAAAAAATATGCAGTAGCTGGAACGACTGAATCAAGTGACATCATGATCGTCGTTGAACCTAGCGATAACAACGAAGTCGCAGTGACACTGAATTCAAGCGTGGAAAAACAATATGGCGATCGTATCGAGGAAGTCATCATCGCAACACTTAAAAATCTTGGCATCACAAGCGCGAAAGTATCCGCTGTCGACAAAGGTGCTTTGGATTGCACAATCGAAGCGCGCACAGTAACGGCCATTCACCGTGCCGCTGAACAAGAAGACTATAACTGGAAGGAGATGGACACATGGAACGTTTAA
- the citE gene encoding citrate (pro-3S)-lyase subunit beta: protein MERLRRTMMFVPGANAAMLRDAPLYGADSIMFDLEDAVSLKEKDSARTLVHFALRTFDYSKSETVVRINSLDTVGKLDIEAMVLAGVDVIRLPKTETAQDIVDVDEAITEVETKYGIEIGRTKMMAAIESAEGVLNAREIAKASTRLIGIALGAEDYVTNMKTKRYPDGQELFFARSYILHSARAAGIAAIDTVYSDVENVGGFAREVELVKQLGFDGKSVINPRQIPIVNHIYAPTEKEIQHAKEVIWAIREAEEKGSGVISLKGKMVDKPIVERAERVIALAKAAKLISEEDI, encoded by the coding sequence ATGGAACGTTTAAGAAGAACTATGATGTTTGTCCCTGGCGCAAATGCTGCAATGCTAAGGGATGCCCCCCTATATGGTGCTGATTCGATCATGTTTGACCTGGAGGATGCGGTTTCGCTGAAAGAAAAAGATTCAGCCCGTACATTGGTGCATTTCGCCTTGCGGACATTCGATTACAGCAAATCAGAAACAGTCGTGCGTATCAACAGCCTGGATACAGTCGGGAAATTGGACATCGAAGCGATGGTTTTGGCAGGCGTGGATGTTATCCGTCTTCCGAAAACGGAAACAGCGCAAGATATCGTGGACGTAGATGAAGCGATCACTGAAGTCGAAACAAAATACGGCATCGAAATCGGCAGAACCAAAATGATGGCCGCCATCGAATCCGCTGAAGGCGTACTGAATGCCCGCGAAATCGCTAAAGCATCCACCCGCTTGATCGGGATTGCATTAGGTGCGGAAGACTACGTCACCAACATGAAAACAAAACGCTACCCTGACGGACAAGAATTATTCTTCGCAAGAAGCTACATTCTGCATTCAGCCCGTGCGGCCGGCATCGCAGCCATCGATACGGTCTACTCTGACGTTGAAAACGTGGGCGGATTCGCTCGCGAAGTGGAGCTTGTCAAACAACTTGGTTTCGATGGGAAATCCGTCATCAACCCGCGTCAAATTCCGATCGTCAACCATATCTACGCACCAACAGAAAAAGAAATTCAACATGCTAAAGAAGTTATTTGGGCTATCAGAGAAGCTGAAGAAAAAGGTTCAGGCGTTATTTCCTTGAAAGGTAAGATGGTCGATAAACCGATCGTTGAACGTGCTGAACGTGTCATTGCTTTGGCCAAAGCCGCAAAACTTATTAGCGAGGAGGATATTTAA
- the citF gene encoding citrate lyase subunit alpha, whose product MTVNKVGKEIPEMYAEQYGVFDGELANIKDYQESTRKIHPVKPRDKKLLGSLREAIEKTGLKDGMTISFHHHFREGDFVINMVMDEIAKMGFKNLSIAPSSIANVHEPLIGHIKKGVVTSITSSGLRDKVGAAISEGILDNPVVIRSHGGRARAIVSGDIHIDVAFLGAPSSDEYGNVNGSHGRTACGSLGYAMVDAKYADKVVVITDSLMPYPNTPISIPQTDVDYVVVVDAIGDPEGIAKGATRFTKNPKELLIAEYASKVITNSPYYKQGFSFQTGTGGASLAVSRFLKESMINDGITASFALGGITNAMVELLEEGLVEKVIDVQDFDHPSAISLGKNANHYEVDAIMYASPLSKGSVINQLDTAILSALEIDTDFNVNVITGSDGIIRGASGGHSDTSAACKMSLVISPLIRGRIPTIVDTVNTVVTPGSSVDVVVTELGIAINPAREDLIKHFKTLDVPQFTIDQLKDIAYSIVGSPDPIEYGDKVVALIEYRDGTIIDVVKNV is encoded by the coding sequence ATGACTGTCAATAAAGTTGGTAAAGAGATACCTGAAATGTATGCTGAGCAATACGGTGTTTTCGACGGGGAATTAGCGAACATCAAAGATTACCAAGAGTCCACCCGCAAAATCCATCCGGTGAAACCGCGCGACAAAAAATTGCTTGGGAGCCTCCGCGAAGCAATCGAAAAAACAGGTCTGAAAGACGGCATGACGATTTCTTTCCACCACCATTTCCGTGAGGGCGACTTCGTCATCAACATGGTAATGGATGAAATCGCCAAAATGGGCTTTAAAAACCTATCGATCGCACCAAGTTCGATCGCCAACGTCCACGAACCGTTGATCGGCCACATCAAAAAAGGCGTTGTCACAAGCATCACATCAAGTGGTTTGCGTGACAAAGTCGGTGCTGCCATCTCTGAAGGCATCCTGGACAACCCGGTTGTCATCCGTTCCCACGGCGGCCGCGCAAGAGCGATCGTGAGCGGGGATATCCACATCGACGTCGCTTTCCTGGGCGCGCCAAGTTCCGACGAATACGGCAATGTGAACGGCTCCCACGGCAGAACAGCTTGCGGATCATTGGGATACGCAATGGTGGACGCGAAGTATGCGGATAAAGTCGTCGTCATCACGGACTCTTTGATGCCGTACCCGAACACGCCGATCAGCATCCCTCAAACAGATGTGGATTACGTTGTCGTAGTTGACGCAATCGGTGATCCTGAAGGTATCGCTAAAGGGGCAACCCGCTTCACGAAAAACCCTAAAGAGCTTTTGATCGCGGAATATGCTTCAAAAGTGATCACGAATTCACCATACTACAAACAAGGTTTCTCTTTCCAAACCGGTACCGGCGGCGCTTCGTTGGCTGTATCCCGCTTCTTGAAAGAATCCATGATCAACGATGGCATCACAGCGAGCTTTGCTTTGGGCGGCATCACAAACGCGATGGTGGAACTGCTTGAAGAAGGCCTTGTCGAAAAAGTCATTGACGTACAAGATTTCGATCACCCATCCGCAATCTCGTTAGGCAAAAATGCGAACCACTATGAAGTCGATGCGATCATGTATGCATCCCCATTAAGCAAAGGTTCTGTCATCAACCAATTGGATACAGCTATCTTGTCCGCTTTGGAAATCGATACGGACTTCAACGTGAACGTCATTACTGGTTCCGACGGCATCATCCGTGGCGCTTCCGGCGGCCACTCTGATACAAGTGCTGCCTGCAAGATGAGTTTGGTCATCTCTCCGCTGATCCGTGGACGTATCCCGACAATCGTTGATACGGTAAACACTGTCGTAACACCTGGGTCAAGCGTCGATGTTGTCGTTACCGAATTGGGTATCGCCATCAACCCTGCCAGAGAAGATCTGATCAAACACTTCAAGACATTGGATGTGCCTCAATTCACGATCGACCAACTGAAGGACATCGCGTATTCCATCGTTGGGTCTCCTGATCCGATCGAATATGGCGACAAAGTCGTTGCCCTGATCGAATACCGTGATGGCACGATAATCGATGTGGTAAAAAATGTCTGA
- the citX gene encoding citrate lyase holo-[acyl-carrier protein] synthase produces the protein MSDTTLFTEGERVTLENMLAVREKRVALQRELLSSQKEDSLMMALMNIPGPIKNNPQLEEVFAAVLERIEEVLGNDLPQASLYRNLKTGTEYYILSPLSPAQLKGKMVMIEETHPFGRLFDLDVLWMEGNELKSISRTELGLNTRRCFICNRDAKDCGRSRRHTIEEMHTAISKIIQEGSDLLHD, from the coding sequence ATGTCTGATACAACTCTTTTTACTGAAGGGGAACGCGTTACTCTGGAAAATATGTTGGCGGTGCGTGAAAAACGTGTCGCCCTTCAACGGGAGTTATTGAGCAGCCAGAAAGAAGACAGCCTTATGATGGCACTCATGAATATCCCTGGTCCGATAAAAAACAATCCACAGCTGGAAGAGGTCTTTGCTGCAGTTCTGGAACGGATCGAGGAAGTGCTGGGCAATGATCTGCCGCAAGCTTCGCTCTACCGGAATCTCAAGACAGGTACGGAATATTACATCCTTTCGCCATTGTCGCCTGCCCAGCTGAAGGGAAAAATGGTGATGATTGAAGAAACGCATCCATTCGGCCGATTGTTTGACTTGGATGTCCTTTGGATGGAAGGCAATGAGCTGAAGAGCATCAGCCGGACCGAATTAGGCTTGAATACAAGACGTTGCTTCATCTGCAATCGTGATGCAAAAGATTGCGGCCGCAGCCGTCGTCACACTATAGAAGAAATGCACACTGCCATTTCTAAAATAATACAAGAAGGAAGTGACCTATTACATGACTAA
- a CDS encoding oxaloacetate decarboxylase subunit alpha, producing MTKEIRFMETVLRDGQQSLIATRMPLSDMLPIIKTMDEAGYHSIEMWGGATFDSCIRYLNEDPWERLRTIRKEVKNAKLQMLLRGQNLLGYKHYSDDVVSAFVEKSIKNGIDVVRVFDALNDLRNLKTAIDITKKAGGHCQTAISYTTSEFHTVDYFVGLTKEMAKMGADSICIKDMAGVLTPAVAFELVSKIKAAVDLPLEVHTHATSGIAEMTYLKAVEAGADIIDTAISPFAGGTSQPATESVAIALEGLGYNTGLDMNKLAEIADHFAPIRDRFRNEGILNPKVKDVEPKTLLYQVPGGMLSNLLSQLTEQGLQDKYDDVLAEVPKVRADLGYPPLVTPLSQMVGTQALMNVISGERYKLVPNEIKEYVRGQYGKPPVAISEEITKKIIGNEGITTVRPADLILPQMLTFEKEISLYAKSTEDVLMYALFPQQAKDFLGRREDRFYDVPLQTIEVSIDVI from the coding sequence ATGACTAAAGAAATCCGTTTTATGGAAACGGTCTTGCGTGATGGTCAACAAAGTTTGATCGCAACACGTATGCCACTATCAGATATGTTGCCGATCATCAAAACCATGGATGAAGCCGGCTACCATTCCATCGAAATGTGGGGAGGCGCTACCTTTGATTCTTGTATCCGCTATTTGAACGAGGATCCTTGGGAACGTCTGCGCACGATCCGTAAAGAAGTCAAAAATGCAAAATTGCAGATGCTTTTGCGTGGCCAGAACTTATTGGGATACAAACACTATTCCGATGATGTCGTCAGCGCATTTGTCGAAAAATCGATCAAAAACGGAATCGATGTTGTGCGTGTCTTCGATGCATTGAATGACCTGCGCAACCTGAAGACAGCCATCGATATCACCAAAAAGGCTGGCGGCCATTGCCAGACTGCAATCTCCTATACAACCAGCGAATTCCACACAGTCGACTATTTCGTCGGCTTGACGAAGGAAATGGCTAAAATGGGCGCAGATTCCATCTGCATCAAGGACATGGCCGGCGTTTTGACGCCAGCCGTCGCTTTTGAATTGGTAAGCAAAATCAAAGCTGCCGTGGATCTGCCTTTGGAAGTCCACACACATGCGACAAGCGGCATTGCTGAAATGACCTACTTGAAAGCTGTTGAAGCCGGTGCCGATATCATCGACACAGCCATTTCCCCATTTGCTGGTGGCACAAGCCAACCAGCTACGGAATCCGTCGCAATCGCGTTGGAAGGTCTGGGCTATAACACGGGTCTTGATATGAACAAACTTGCAGAAATCGCCGACCACTTTGCACCGATCCGGGATCGTTTCCGCAACGAAGGCATCCTGAACCCTAAAGTGAAGGACGTCGAGCCGAAAACATTGCTGTACCAAGTACCGGGCGGCATGCTTTCCAACTTGTTGAGCCAACTGACTGAACAAGGTTTGCAGGACAAATACGACGATGTATTGGCAGAAGTTCCGAAAGTGCGTGCGGACTTAGGCTATCCTCCATTGGTTACACCGTTATCGCAAATGGTCGGTACGCAAGCCTTGATGAACGTCATCTCGGGCGAGCGCTACAAACTTGTGCCTAACGAAATAAAGGAATATGTAAGAGGTCAATACGGCAAACCGCCTGTAGCGATTTCTGAAGAAATCACCAAAAAAATCATCGGCAACGAAGGCATCACAACTGTGCGACCTGCCGACCTGATCCTGCCGCAAATGCTTACATTTGAAAAAGAAATCAGCCTATATGCTAAATCCACAGAAGACGTCTTGATGTACGCTTTGTTCCCGCAACAAGCAAAAGACTTCCTTGGACGCAGAGAAGACAGATTCTACGATGTTCCATTACAGACTATCGAAGTTTCCATCGACGTAATTTAA